The Syngnathus typhle isolate RoL2023-S1 ecotype Sweden linkage group LG6, RoL_Styp_1.0, whole genome shotgun sequence genome has a window encoding:
- the LOC133155804 gene encoding vomeronasal type-2 receptor 1 produces the protein MNYRTFRWTQTMLFAIDEINNMNELLPNTDLGYVIYDSCFTISKAVEGTLTYLTGQEEAVPNYRCGTGPPLAALVGAGGSDLSVATARILGLYHFPQVNNYMTAACLNSWFQFPTFLRTIPSDKHQSDAMARLVLHFGWTWVGIIAADDDYGKYGIKDFKEQVEDAGVCISFSETLPKVNSPEDIHRIVQTIIESTAKIVVVFSSDVDLSPLVLELIRQNVTNRTWIASEAWVTSALINQPGVSSVLGGTIGFGVKRADIPGLQRHLLNLDPYADPLTEEFWETLFNCTLDYGKALRDSKERATVFNGTMSKAFPAGLCTGSESLAQLNNTYSDISQLRITYSVYKAVYAVAHALHNLEHCEPGHGPFIGIGCADITKFEPWQLMYYLKNVRFKVPHTDEEVYFDGRDVEGYYDIINWGLDSNGGILYVTVGQYNASLAPEERMTIKNDSIVWNNEALEPPRSVCSENCKPGTREGIRQGEPVCCFDCIPCADGEISNMTNARECVLCGGDHWSNDAHDACVPKIIEFLAFGEPLGITLIVISAFGALVTFAIAVVFVVHFGTPLVKANDALLSFSLLFSLMVTFLCSIVFLGEPQNWSCMTSQVALALGFALCLSSLMGKAALLMLRAQAIKAARAKAKAAAKAAKAAAEAAANSGGPDVIASNTTNLNSLAARVKPDILTFAHQRVIAAVATLVQALACTVWLIVLPPYPMKNTSAQNIKIILECNEGSVVFICCIFAYDILLALLAFIFAFLARKLEDHFSEAKCVTFGMLVFFIVWISFVPAYLSTRGKFMVAVQIFAILASSFGLLTCIFLPKCYILLLKPERNTEEMMRPRDKPRDGTSTGTSASLATYATEVNSTIASTPIDD, from the exons ATGAATTACCGAACTTTCCGCTGGACCCAGACCATGTTGTTTGCCATCGACGAAATAAACAACATGAATGAGCTGCTGCCCAACACCGACCTGGGCTACGTCATCTATGACTCCTGCTTCACCATTTCCAAGGCCGTGGAGGGCACCCTTACATATTTAACCGGCCAAGAGGAGGCCGTGCCGAACTACCGCTGTGGCACGGGCCCCCCCTTAGCAGCTCTTGTTGGGGCGGGAGGCTCTGACCTGTCCGTCGCCACAGCCAGGATCCTCGGACTCTACCATTTTCCACAGGTAAATAACTATATGACAGCAGCATG CCTGAACAGCTGGTTTCAATTCCCGACCTTCCTGAGGACCATTCCCAGCGACAAGCACCAGTCGGACGCCATGGCCCGGCTGGTGCTGCACTTTGGTTGGACTTGGGTCGGAATCATAGCGGCAGACGATGACTACGGCAAGTACGGCATCAAAGACTTCAAAGAGCAGGTAGAAGATGCCGGCGTCTGTATCTCCTTCTCTGAAACTCTGCCTAAG GTGAATTCTCCTGAAGACATCCATCGGATCGTCCAAACCATTATTGAGTCCACGGCAAAGATCGTTGTCGTCTTTTCCTCAGACGTAGACCTCAGTCCTCTGGTGCTTGAGCTGATCCGGCAAAACGTGACCAATCGCACTTGGATCGCCAGTGAGGCCTGGGTCACTTCAGCCCTTATCAATCAACCCGGA GTGAGCTCTGTACTAGGCGGCACGATTGGCTTTGGGGTGAAGAGGGCCGACATTCCTGGTCTTCAGCGACATTTACTGAATCTGGATCCCTATGCCGATCCTCTCACTGAGGAATTTTGGGAGACG CTATTCAACTGCACGTTAGACTACGGCAAAGCTTTAAGAGACTCCAAAGAAAGGGCCACGGTGTTCAACGGGACAATGTCGAAGGCTTTTCCCGCCGGTTTGTGTACTGGCAGCGAGTCATTAGCTCAGCTCAACAACACCTACTCTGACATTTCTCAGCTCCGAATCACCTACAG CGTATACAAAGCGGTGTATGCCGTTGCCCATGCTCTGCACAATCTGGAGCACTGCGAGCCGGGACACGGGCCATTCATTGGGATCGGCTGTGCTGATATCACCAAGTTTGAGCCGTGGCAG CTTATGTACTACTTGAAGAATGTGCGCTTCAAAGTGCCACACACAGATGAGGAGGTCTACTTTGACGGCAGAGATGTGGAGGGATATTACGACATCATCAATTGGGGACTCGACAGTAACGGGGGAATATTATATGTGACCGTGGGGCAATACAATGCTTCCTTGGCCCCAGAGGAGAGGATGACTATTAAGAATGATTCCATTGTCTGGAACAATGAAGCATTAGAG CCACCTCGGTCAGTGTGCAGTGAGAATTGCAAGCCTGGCACCAGGGAAGGGATCCGACAGGGAGAGCCGGTCTGCTGCTTCGACTGCATCCCGTGTGCCGATGGCGAAATTAGCAACATGACGA ATGCCCGTGAGTGTGTCCTGTGCGGTGGTGACCACTGGTCCAATGACGCTCACGATGCCTGCGTGCCAAAGATCATCGAGTTCCTGGCTTTTGGAGAGCCACTTGGCATCACTCTTATTGTCATCTCTGCCTTTGGAGCCCTTGTCACCTTTGCTATAGCG GTGGTGTTTGTTGTACATTTTGGCACTCCTCTGGTGAAAGCCAACGATGCTCTGCTGAGCTTTTCGCTGCTCTTCTCGCTGATGGTGACCTTCCTCTGCTCCATTGTTTTTCTGGGAGAACCTCAAAATTGGAGCTGCATGACCAGCCAAGTAGCTCTGGCGCTGGGCTTCGCACTGTGTCTTTCCTCGCTTATGG GCAAAGCAGCGTTGCTAATGCTGAGAGCGCAGGCTATAAAAGCAGCCCGTGCCAAAGCCAAAGCTGCTGCCAAAGCTGCCAAAGCTGCAGCTGAAGCAGCAGCCAACAGTGGCGGCCCTGACGTCATCGCAAGCAACACAACAAACCTGAATAGCCTCGCTGCTCGTGTCAAGCCTGACATCCTCACATTTGCCCACCAGAGGGTGATAGCTGCTGTGGCGACGCTTGttcag GCTTTAGCTTGTACTGTGTGGCTCATCGTCCTGCCGCCCTATCCTATGAAGAACACTTCAGCTCAGAATATAAAGATTATTCTGGAGTGCAATGAAGGTTCTGTGGTCTTCATCTGTTGTATCTTTGCCTACGATATCCTACTGGCTCTGCTGGCTTTCATTTTCGCTTTTCTGGCTCGAAAACTGGAAGACCACTTCAG TGAGGCCAAGTGTGTGACCTTCGGCATGCTGGTTTTCTTCATCGTGTGGATATCTTTCGTCCCAGCTTACCTCAGCACACGAGGCAAGTTCATGGTGGCCGTGCAGATTTTTGCCATTTTGGCGTCCAGCTTTGGCTTGCTCACCTGCATCTTCTTGCCAAAGTGCTACATTCTCCTGCTCAAACCTGAACGCAACACTGAGGAGATGATGAGACCCCGCGACAAACCACGCGATGGAACCTCGACTGGGACGTCGGCGTCACTCGCTACCTACGCCACTGAGGTCAACTCTACAATCGCATCAACCCCCATTGATGATTAG